A segment of the Delphinus delphis chromosome 20, mDelDel1.2, whole genome shotgun sequence genome:
CCACCCTCTCAGCCCTGCCGAGCCCTGTGGTGACCTCGGGAGGGAACGTGACCCTCCAGTGTCGCTCAAAGCAGGGACTGGACGGGTTCATTCTGACTAAGGAAGGAGAACCCAAGTCCTCCTGGACCCTGGATGCACAGCGAGGCCCCCGTGGGCAGACCCAGGCCCTGTTCCCCGTGGGTCGCGTGACCCCCAGCCACAGGTGGACGTTCAGATGCCACGGCTTTTACAGGGACACCCCCCAGGTGTGGTCGGCCCCCAGTGACCCCCTGGAGCTCCTGGTCCCAGGTGAGGCGGTCCCACCCTGGCCTCACGTACTTTTTGAGGCACGAGACAGATTATTAGATGCTTTTCTCCCAGGATTGTCCCAGAtgagagggtggggtgaggggggagcAGGGCGCacaggacagagacacagagtgtGAGCGACAGTGAGGCCTGGGGACCAGGATGGGAGAAGGGGCTTCATGGGAGGAACCAGCCCCTACAGCCCAGGGCTGGTCTTCCCCCAGGTGTgtctgggaagccctccctcctgaCCCCGCAGGGCCCTGTCGTGGCCTCTGGACAGAGCCTGACCCTCCAGTGTCGCTCTGACGTCGGCTATGACAGATTCGCTCTGTCCCAGGAGGGGAGACAGGCCCTCCCCCAGAGCCCTGGCCggcagccccaggctgggctctCTCAGGCCGACTTCCCCCTGGGCCCGGTGACCAACACCCACGCGGGCCGGTACAGATGCTACGGTGGACACAACCTCTCCTCCGAGTGGTCGGCCCCCAGTGACCCCCTGGACATCCTGGTGGCAGGTGAGGAGCCAGCGGGTCAGTCAGGGACCCAGACTCTGCACAGGCCCTGCCGGGGGAGCCCCAGCTGGTGATGCTGGGACCAGGCGTGAGGggtccccagggagggagggagggagacagagagacgggggtgggcagggagagggagagactcggagaaaacagagacagacagagatgagGGGCCTCAGGGAGGCCCTGCTGAGTCGCAGTTCGgaaccagggggcagacagcccctcaccccccttcctctctctaggTTCGTTCCCTGACACGCCCTCCCTCTCGGTGCAGCCGGGCCCCGTGGTGGCCTCAGGAGAGAACGTGACCCTGCTGTGTCAGTCAGGGAGCACAAAGGAAACTTTCCTTCTGTCCAAGGAGGGGGCAGCCCAGTCCCCACTGCGTCTTAGATCAAAGTACCGAGGTGGGCATTTCCAGGCCGAATTCTCCATGAGTCCCGTGACCTCAGCCCACAATGGGACCTACAGGTGCTACAGCTTACTCAGCAGTAACCCCTACCTGCTGTCACACGCCAGTGCCCCCCTGGAGCTCGCGGTCTCAGGTGAGgggccccagccctgtcccctctGTGTCCCTGTTGTCAGCTCTGAAGGTGACCCCCTTTCTAGGATAGGAGTGAGGGGGGCTCCAAAGGAGAGTCAAGGGAGGGTGATCTGGAGGGGGTCCAGCCTGCAGAGGGACGGAGGGAAACCAGGCCCTCCCGTCCCTGCTGCTTCTCACGTCCCGTCACCAGACTTCTCAgataggaggagggggaaagccaAGGGCAGCCCCAGAGCAGAGACAGCACCAGAGTGTGAGCAGAGGGGGGATCCCAGGGAAGCCGCAGCCCCTCACCCAACTACAGGCATTTTCCCAGGATCCTCTGGGGacaccaccacccacacacaGGGCCCAATTCAAGAGCTGGTGAGCCACTGGGGCCTCTGCCCAATATGTGGacacctggccccaggcctgTCCCTTGAGGTCCTCAGCTGCTCTAAATCCTGACCCAATCTCAGCACAGCTTGTGTCCCGGGGGGGCTGGGAGTCAGGTAGAGATGCTGGAGTGAcataggaggagggggaaagccaAGGGCAGCCCCAGAGCAGAGACAGCACCAGAGTGTGAGCA
Coding sequences within it:
- the LOC132416664 gene encoding leukocyte immunoglobulin-like receptor subfamily A member 6 isoform X1 produces the protein MTPSLTALLCLGESCDATSDVHPGTLPKPTIWAEPGSVIPWGSPVTIWCQGTWVAPVFRFHKEGSSPPWYRQAPLEHADKGNFFSISHMTQDYAGRYHCYYLSPTGWSESSDPLEMVVTGAHRKPTLSALPSPVVTSGGNVTLQCRSKQGLDGFILTKEGEPKSSWTLDAQRGPRGQTQALFPVGRVTPSHRWTFRCHGFYRDTPQVWSAPSDPLELLVPGVSGKPSLLTPQGPVVASGQSLTLQCRSDVGYDRFALSQEGRQALPQSPGRQPQAGLSQADFPLGPVTNTHAGRYRCYGGHNLSSEWSAPSDPLDILVAGSFPDTPSLSVQPGPVVASGENVTLLCQSGSTKETFLLSKEGAAQSPLRLRSKYRGGHFQAEFSMSPVTSAHNGTYRCYSLLSSNPYLLSHASAPLELAVSGAADTIHPPQNQSDPTESLPSHPQDYTVENLIRMGMAGSVLLGLAILLFQAQHGHGGAQDAARS
- the LOC132416664 gene encoding leukocyte immunoglobulin-like receptor subfamily A member 6 isoform X2, encoding MTPSLTALLCLGLSVGLRTQEQARTLPKPTIWAEPGSVIPWGSPVTIWCQGTWVAPVFRFHKEGSSPPWYRQAPLEHADKGNFFSISHMTQDYAGRYHCYYLSPTGWSESSDPLEMVVTGAHRKPTLSALPSPVVTSGGNVTLQCRSKQGLDGFILTKEGEPKSSWTLDAQRGPRGQTQALFPVGRVTPSHRWTFRCHGFYRDTPQVWSAPSDPLELLVPGVSGKPSLLTPQGPVVASGQSLTLQCRSDVGYDRFALSQEGRQALPQSPGRQPQAGLSQADFPLGPVTNTHAGRYRCYGGHNLSSEWSAPSDPLDILVAGSFPDTPSLSVQPGPVVASGENVTLLCQSGSTKETFLLSKEGAAQSPLRLRSKYRGGHFQAEFSMSPVTSAHNGTYRCYSLLSSNPYLLSHASAPLELAVSGAADTIHPPQNQSDPTGASHPQDYTVENLIRMGMAGSVLLGLAILLFQAQHGHGGAQDAARS
- the LOC132416664 gene encoding leukocyte immunoglobulin-like receptor subfamily A member 6 isoform X3, which gives rise to MTPSLTALLCLGLSVGLRTQEQARTLPKPTIWAEPGSVIPWGSPVTIWCQGTWVAPVFRFHKEGSSPPWYRQAPLEHADKGNFFSISHMTQDYAGRYHCYYLSPTGWSESSDPLEMVVTGAHRKPTLSALPSPVVTSGGNVTLQCRSKQGLDGFILTKEGEPKSSWTLDAQRGPRGQTQALFPVGRVTPSHRWTFRCHGFYRDTPQVWSAPSDPLELLVPGVSGKPSLLTPQGPVVASGQSLTLQCRSDVGYDRFALSQEGRQALPQSPGRQPQAGLSQADFPLGPVTNTHAGRYRCYGGHNLSSEWSAPSDPLDILVAGSFPDTPSLSVQPGPVVASGENVTLLCQSGSTKETFLLSKEGAAQSPLRLRSKYRGGHFQAEFSMSPVTSAHNGTYRCYSLLSSNPYLLSHASAPLELAVSDYTVENLIRMGMAGSVLLGLAILLFQAQHGHGGAQDAARS